From Pyrenophora tritici-repentis strain M4 chromosome 1, whole genome shotgun sequence, the proteins below share one genomic window:
- a CDS encoding Peroxidase-2 domain containing protein produces the protein MKLSLLCSATLFTLATYAFPANLLNNDLSAEALAEITEIAAKITREAETKRQLGASILPPGFDADAQRISTTGKWRYIPPGPDDIRGPCPGLNVMANHGYLPRNGIASVVQMTLASNEVFGMGLDLSAFLSVYASVMGGNITAASIGGKPKRQEGLLGLVGGLVTGLDLLGEPQGLSATHNRFEADCSPTRADLYKTGDPVSLNVPQFEQLYAMPLGPNGYDLTVMHPFRGKRFKDSVATNGRYWAGPVTHFAINTATYLFTYHFFANHSAKYPEGYLNGETLKSFEGVTGSPGSFKWASGRERIPENWYRRAFGNDYGIAEFTLDAVGALKALPYMAVVGGNTGKPNTFTGVNIADLTGGVFNAETLLEGNNLMCFAFQAVNSAAPDILKGLLGNVLLAVQSLTDALNPILATLACPQMGKYDKSLFSKFPGAGAGV, from the exons ATGAAGCTATCATTGTTGTGTAGCGCGACTCTCTTCACTCTGGCAACCTACGCCTTCCCTGCAAACCTTCTCAACAACGACCTCAGTGCAGAAGCTCTGGCAGAAATCACCGAGATAGCGGCAAAGATCACAAGAGAGGCAGAGACTAAGCGTCAACTTGGCGCTTCTATCCTCCCTCCTGGGTTCGACGCAGATGCTCAACGTATCAGCACCACTGGCAAATGGCGATAC ATTCCACCAGGTCCAGATGACATTCGTGGGCCATGCCCTGGTTTGAATGTCATGGCGAACCATGGCTATCTTCCCAGAAATGGTATTGCTTCAGTCGTGCAGATGACTCTCGCATCCAACGAAG TGTTCGGTATGGGGCTTGATCTCTCCGCCTTCCTGTCAGTGTACGCCTCTGTTATGGGTGGAAACATCACTGCAGCTTCCATTGGCGGTAAGCCAAAGAGGCAAGAAGGACTTCTTGGTCTTGTTGGCGGACTCGTTACCGGATTGGACCTCCTTGGAGAACCGCAAGGTCTGAGTGCGACACACAACCGCTTCGAGGCCGACTGTTCTCCTACGCGAGCGGACTTGTACAAAAC TGGCGACCCAGTGTCCCTCAACGTTCCCCAATTCGAGCAACTCTATGCCATGCCCCTCGGTCCCAATGGCTACGACCTCACAGTCATGCATCCCTTCCGCGGCAAGCGATTCAAGGACTCCGTCGCTACCAACGGACGCTACTGGGCCGGACCTGTCACACATTTTGCCATCAACACTGCGACATACCTGTTCACCTACCACTTCTTTGCCAACCACTCTGCGAAGTACCCTGAAGGTTATCTCAATGGAGAGACACTGAAGTCATTTGAGGGCGTCACTGGTAGCCCAGGAAGCTTCAAGTGGGCTTCTGGACGTGAGAGGATCCCCGAAAAC TGGTACCGTCGCGCTTTCGGCAATGACTATGGGATCGCAGAATTCACTCTCGACGCCGTAGGTGCCCTCAAGGCCCTTCCCTACATGGCTGTTGTAGGCGGCAACACCGGAAAACCCAACACCTTCACCGGCGTCAACATCGCGGATCTGACTGGTGGCGTCTTCAACGCCGAGACACTGCTTGAGGGAAACAACCTCATGTGCTTTGCGTTCCAGGCTGTCAACTCCGCTGCTCCGGATATCCTCAAGGGTCTGCTTGGTAACGTTTTGCTTGCTGTGCAGTCGTTGACGGATGCGCTGAATCCGATTTTGGCAACGCTTGCGTGCCCGCAGATGGGCAAGTATGATAAGTCGCTGTTTTCGAAGTTCcctggtgctggtgctggtgtTTAG